GATCCCTAAGACAGGCAAACGTCCTGTAAATCCACAGGACTTGAAGCTGCAGGTAACGTCTGAAGGCCTGCCTTTATCCCTAATTATGGACGGTAAGCTCCAGCACAAGAATCTAGAGAAATCAGGTGTAAATATTCAATGGCTGAATAAGGAACTAGCCAAAGCAAATGTCCCGGATATGAAGAGTGTATTTTTTGCGAGCATCAACTCCGAACGTAAGCTCTATATTCAGCAAAAAGCAAACCCTAAGAAATAATTCAACAAGCATTCCCTTCGGGGAAGGAGGAGACAGAATGCGTTCGACGCTTACCATCATCTTGGGTTTCCTAATTCTAATCGGATCGACCTTATGGGTGGCCGACAGAATCGATTCTACTTCCAGCGCTGTTCTGGATAATCTGGATCAGATTGAGCTTCTGGTTGCCTCTGACCAATGGGACGAAGCCTCCTTAAAGATACAGCAAACCTATGATCATTGGACCAAACTGCACGATTGGTGGTCCATATTTCTTAATCATGGTATCCTGAACAATATCGAAATTTCCTACAAACGCCTTTCCCAATACGTTAGATATAAAGAAAAAAGCCATTCCATGGCTGAATTGAATACCCTGATTTTCCTGTTACAGGAGGTCCCAAAATCTGAAACGCTGAAGCTCAACAACATTTTATAAAGGTTAAACAGGATCAGGTAGGTCGTAAAAAACTGCGGGGCTGACATATATGAACTGGCGTAGCTTTTTCCGGAAGTATATCCGGATTATCTCCATCAATGAGTTATTTGCGCTTAGCGGACAGGTTGCCTACTACATCATCCTGTCGTTTTTCCCGTTTGTTATTTTTCTTCTGACCCTGGTCGGTTTTCTGAACATCAGCAATGCTGAGTTTTTCGGCAGTTTTAAGTTCCTGCTGCCTACAGAAACCTTCCAAATGGTTGAAACCATTGTCAATGAGGTCTTCAGCGTCCGCAGCAGCCCTGCTTTGCTTGTCTTAAGCATGATTGGGGCTTTGTGGGCATCTTTGAATGGCATCAACGCCTTGATGAGAGGAGCCGGCAAAGCTTACGGTCTTCAGGAAACCTGGTCGTTTTTTCGTTTAAAACTTTCAGCCTTGCTTTTTTTTGTTATCGTTGCGCTGGCTATTGTCGGTTCATTCCTGGTATTAATCTTCGGCCAAAAACTGACCATTTTCTTTGTCTATCTTTTAGGGCCGGACAATATCTTTCCACTCATCTGGCAGAACCTTCGCCTGCTTATCCAGTTTATTTTTCTGATTATGATCTTCATCCTGTTGAATATCATCGCGACCCACAACAAATATCCGATCCGGAGTTATTTTACTGGCTCGTTATTTTCCGCAGGCGGATGGATTATTATTTCGCTGGCTTTTGCCTATTACGTGAATCACTTCAACAGCTATACACTGGCCTACGGAAGCATTGCAGGCATCATCCTTCTTCTGTTGTGGCTGTACTGGAGCTGTGTTATACTGCTGCTCGGCAGTGCGCTGAATGCTACGTTCATTGACAGGGTTAATTAAGCCCGGAAAAATCCAGCGTTGCAAAATAATCCTCAATGGTTTCGGCTCTTCTGATCATCTCAACCTGGCCGTCAGGTTTCAGAAGAAGTTCTTTTGATCTGAGTTTACCGTTATAATTAAATCCCATAGCATGCCCGTGCGCACCCGTATCATGAATCACCACGAGATCTCCGATATTCATTTTGGGCAAAATCCTGTCGATGGCAAATTTATCGTTGTTTTCACAAAGTCCTCCGGTGACATCATACTGATGATCCGGAACCATCTGTTCTTTTCCAACGACTGTGATATGATGGTACGCGCCGTAAATCCCCGGACGCATCAAATCAGACATGCTCGCATCGAGTCCGATGTAATTCTTGTAGATTTCTTTTTTGTGAAGCACTCTGGCGACCAAATAGCCATAGGGACCTGTGATCATCCGTC
Above is a genomic segment from Dehalobacter sp. 12DCB1 containing:
- a CDS encoding DUF4363 family protein, which translates into the protein MRSTLTIILGFLILIGSTLWVADRIDSTSSAVLDNLDQIELLVASDQWDEASLKIQQTYDHWTKLHDWWSIFLNHGILNNIEISYKRLSQYVRYKEKSHSMAELNTLIFLLQEVPKSETLKLNNIL
- a CDS encoding YihY/virulence factor BrkB family protein; the encoded protein is MNWRSFFRKYIRIISINELFALSGQVAYYIILSFFPFVIFLLTLVGFLNISNAEFFGSFKFLLPTETFQMVETIVNEVFSVRSSPALLVLSMIGALWASLNGINALMRGAGKAYGLQETWSFFRLKLSALLFFVIVALAIVGSFLVLIFGQKLTIFFVYLLGPDNIFPLIWQNLRLLIQFIFLIMIFILLNIIATHNKYPIRSYFTGSLFSAGGWIIISLAFAYYVNHFNSYTLAYGSIAGIILLLLWLYWSCVILLLGSALNATFIDRVN